DNA sequence from the Drosophila sechellia strain sech25 chromosome 3L, ASM438219v1, whole genome shotgun sequence genome:
AAGTCATAATGAAGCGGTAACGTTTCTCTAGCTCAGCTTACAGCCGatacactcgaagaaaaacAGTAGATAAATCATATATGGATATTAACTTTCATTAATTGATGAGTAATCCTGAAGATTAAATTAATATCAACTAATCTCAATCAGCTCAGACTGATCATAAAGCATTTATGAGTCGAATAACGAAGTTCCTATAAGGTATAATTCCTATTTCTTCGAGTGTAAAGACCCATCCATCCGTCTGTTTATTTACATGCCAGCATTTGTTGAAataactaaaaatatttaccaatttacgggcatatgtacatacatacatatgtatgtacgagCGTGCGGAGGTGAGTGTGTGCGAAACGCGCGTTTAGAACTTGGAACCGGGCCGAGAGTCGGGTCTGCTGGCCTGGTCAGGTGCTAATTAGCGTGGCCCGGCAACAGCCGCCATCTTGTACTAATTGTTGTGGAACAGAGCCCGCCTGAACGTTCCAATATTTGCCCGCAACGCAATCCCTGCCGTCTCCGCTCCTCCGCCTCCGGCTCCATCTCGAGCTTGGAGGTTCGGATTCGGCTGGAATTTCGGTTGAGGTCTGGCCCAAAGGCAATGGCATAGGTAAACCATTGGCGCTCACTATTTGCCCAACTATTACGAATGCAAGGGCCATTGTTACACAACTGTTATAATTGCTAATTGCCAACTCCGTTGTCACAAACAGGCGCATGTTCCCCGTCGTGAAGATCAGTGCCTCCGGTCTGGATCCCGCCGCCATGTACACCGTCCTCCTGGAGTTCGTCCAGATCGACTCACATCGCTGGAAGTACGTCAACGGTGAATGGGTAAGTCTACTCAATGATCAGAAAAGCCTTTAAGtttttacacataattaaagATCACAATTTATGTGGCATTCCATTACATTATATTCCATATTATATATTCCATTACATATTCCATTacattcatttgcattttatattttttaaaattattttgacCCACTTAGGTTCCTGGTGGCAAAGCAGAGGTTCCCCCGTCAAATCCCATCTACGTGCACCCCGAGTCACCCAATTTTGGAGCCCACTGGATGAAGGAGCCCATCTCGTTTGCCAAAGTGAAGCTGACCAACAAGACCAATGGCAATGGACAGGTAAGCAGAACCTCTAAGATCCTTACCAGCAATGCAGCAGTTATACTTAATCCCAACTATCTTACAGATAATGCTAAATTCGTTGCACAAGTACGAACCACGTGTGCATCTGGTTCGCGTGGGTTCCGAGCAGCGTCACGTGGTCACCTATCCATTTCCGGAAACGCAGTTTATCGCGGTGACGGCATATCAGAATGAGGAGGTGACCTCGCTGAAGATCAAGTATAATCCATTTGCCAAGGCCTTTCTGGATGCCAAAGAGCGACCGGATACGCTGTATCCACACGACACCCACTACGGCTGGCTCATCCCACCGCCCACACATTATACGGCTGCGGCGGCCGCCGTGGCAGCTCCTCCTCCGTTGTCCATCGCTCAGAATCACGGCCTGGTGGCCTCGTGTCCCAGCGTTTCCTCGGCCGGATCTGTGGGTCCCTCATCGGGTAGTAGTTGCGATCGCTACGGCAGATCCCTATCCTCACGCAGTGTCGCACCCACTCGCACCACACCGTACAGTCGACCCAGGGTCGTTTCCGGATCCGGATCGAATGGCAGTGCCGGCAATGCCTCGTCCACATCGCCGCAGCCACCGTCGGCTCCGCAGACGCCAACCAGCCTGCACTCCACGTCCACTGGCTCCGTGAGCACCAGTGTGAGCAGCtccagcggcggcggcatcgGATCTGCGCCGAGTACTGGTTGCTTCAGCAGTTCCTACGCCCAATCCGGCTTCATGCCGGTCGAAGCCAGTCCCACGGCGTCCGTGTTCTCCTATCCCAGCAGCTGGCAGAGCAATGGCAATTACTGGAACGCCACCAGCGTGCCGGGACCCATGCCCATGAACGTGTGCAGTGGCCGCAACATTTGTAAGTACTCCATGGCCATGGAGGGCAGGAGGAAATGCTTTTGCTTATATCTTTGCAAAAAATACCCGAAAGGCTAACCAAAGATACAATACTTTCGCTAACAAGCTACGTGACCTTTGAACTTTCGAAacggaaatttaattaaaaagtacCTAGTGTTGCTCTTAAGTTTTCGCCTATTAAAAGTTGTGAGCTCCTTGCTTTTGAAATAATCTGAGAGCCGTGACAGTTTTCAATGCACTTAACAATTCACCAtcaaagtaaaaaaatatagaatatAGGTTGTTGATTGTGTGAAGTTTCAATGTTActgataaatttaattttctagccTCTCATAACTCTCCGTCGCCGACGAACGGATCCCCGAGCTATACGACCTCCTCGCCCAGCTACACCATCCACCACCTGACGCCCCACAGTCATCAGTACAACATGGCCCAAACGGACATTTATGGAACCGGAGTGGGTGTTGGCGGCGGGGCAGGAGCAACGGGATCCCCGCAAGCGGCATACGGTGCAGCTGCCCACCAGGTGTACCATCCCACGCCCACCTCGCCCACCCACCAGCTGTACACGAATGCTGTTCTCAATGCGCCCTCGGCGCTAAGCTATTCCGCCGGTGGTTGGCACAACGGATCCGGGGCGGAGTACGGTCTGTACCAGAACGCTGCCGCCGCGTACTACCAGCCGGAGTACATTCCCCTGGAAATCGGGTAGGTTGAATCGGTGGGGAACTGTGCTCACTTACCGCTAACGTAGCTATCAATGATTTCCCGCCACCCGCCTTCCAGTTATGCCACTCATCCGTTGGAGCCCGTTGATGTATCAAAGACACTGGACGACCCCCAGGCTGCCATGTACAAGCCGAGCGACGAGCAGGGCTCGGTCATAACGCTGGAGTGCGCCAGTTCCTCACTGAAGAGCTCCCACGACATCAAGATAGAGTCCTCATCCCTGGAGCACGCCGGGGAACGGGGCACCGTTGGCGGTGCAACTGCAGTGGTCTCGGTGCCCACCGCCGTGGTGAATGGAGCACCGGCCGTTGCTGCCGACACCTGGACCCCGCTCACTCCGCCACAGAGCACGCTGCAGTGATCGGATCATCCCACGGATAACCCCACAGCCTTTAGACGCATGACCCCCCTGGATGTTCGATCGAGTTAGAAATAAACGCCCTATGTTAGTAACGCTATTAGTAAAGCAATCCCAATCGCAATCGCACCTATTGTAGAACTATCTGTACGCTGTAAACAATCTCCTATAAAGTCGTAATCAAACTATACAAATGTCTAGTGTTTCCTTTATCAGGTCCTAACTATCTATGCAAATACAATGAGTGCAATATTAACTGAGAGAATATATATCCTAGTTGAAGACTCCTGTCATGCTCAAATTTCCCGGGCCGTTTGTTCCTGATTATTGCACAATAAAAGTCTCACACCCCTAAGGGCCACATAGAGTGTGCCACTGCATTCTTGTGgtaaaacaaaagataaaGTCTTGAGTTTTCGAGGGGTCAGCCAACAGACTCCAGCTCTATTTGAAATGGCAGCCATTAAACCTAAAATCGTCTTAACAATTACAGACAATAACGATGTGAAGAGGAGTGAGAAACCCATCTGCGAGCTTAATCCCGGCAAGAACAGGCACCCAGTTTATTGTCGGATTCAAAGGGGTATTCAATTTAGTTTAAAAGTTGAACCCATTCCATGCGGGCCACTCGCAGCCAGACAATGGAGCACTTGGCAGCGGCAGAGTCAGTGCCCCAGGGCGATCTCCAGGCGGCAATCTGCCAGGACCAATCCAGCCGTGAACCCGGAATGCCCACAAAAGGTTTCGCTGATAATGAGTTCGGGAAATGTCCGTGTGTTGGAATCTCCGCCAGAGTGCATTAGAAGCTGGATGGAAAGTGGAGGACCACTAAATGTGCCGCCATTCACCTGAATGGCCGGACACCCGCACTGCAGATATAGTTGctgcaattaaaattacacGGCGCCATTTGTAAAAGGGCTGCGCACGGCGGGAATTGGGCGCGGTTTTGGATTAAATGGGCAAACAGGAAACAATTAGCATTCCACTAAATTGCTAAATATCTAAAATTTCATTAACTAAACCCATTTGCCTACCTATACTGATAGTATAGCAATAAACCGATATTAATAG
Encoded proteins:
- the LOC6605367 gene encoding T-related protein isoform X1, producing the protein MTTSHILSAVDPTTGLSGNVSSGGGGGGGGGAGTGGSGSPQHVTHNGHGHGHGLGGVAAVSGGGASVSGNGGHRVVGGAGSPNELDRNLRISLDDRELWLRFQNLTNEMIVTKNGRRMFPVVKISASGLDPAAMYTVLLEFVQIDSHRWKYVNGEWVPGGKAEVPPSNPIYVHPESPNFGAHWMKEPISFAKVKLTNKTNGNGQIMLNSLHKYEPRVHLVRVGSEQRHVVTYPFPETQFIAVTAYQNEEVTSLKIKYNPFAKAFLDAKERPDTLYPHDTHYGWLIPPPTHYTAAAAAVAAPPPLSIAQNHGLVASCPSVSSAGSVGPSSGSSCDRYGRSLSSRSVAPTRTTPYSRPRVVSGSGSNGSAGNASSTSPQPPSAPQTPTSLHSTSTGSVSTSVSSSSGGGIGSAPSTGCFSSSYAQSGFMPVEASPTASVFSYPSSWQSNGNYWNATSVPGPMPMNVCSGRNISSHNSPSPTNGSPSYTTSSPSYTIHHLTPHSHQYNMAQTDIYGTGVGVGGGAGATGSPQAAYGAAAHQVYHPTPTSPTHQLYTNAVLNAPSALSYSAGGWHNGSGAEYGLYQNAAAAYYQPEYIPLEIGYATHPLEPVDVSKTLDDPQAAMYKPSDEQGSVITLECASSSLKSSHDIKIESSSLEHAGERGTVGGATAVVSVPTAVVNGAPAVAADTWTPLTPPQSTLQ
- the LOC6605367 gene encoding T-related protein isoform X2, whose protein sequence is MTTSHILSAVDPTTGLSGNVSSGGGGGGGGGAGTGGSGSPQHVTHNGHGHGHGLGGVAAVSGGGASVSGNGGHRVVGGAGSPNELDRNLRISLDDRELWLRFQNLTNEMIVTKNGRRMFPVVKISASGLDPAAMYTVLLEFVQIDSHRWKYVNGEWVPGGKAEVPPSNPIYVHPESPNFGAHWMKEPISFAKVKLTNKTNGNGQIMLNSLHKYEPRVHLVRVGSEQRHVVTYPFPETQFIAVTAYQNEEVTSLKIKYNPFAKAFLDAKERPDTLYPHDTHYGWLIPPPTHYTAAAAAVAAPPPLSIAQNHGLVASCPSVSSAGSVGPSSGSSCDRYGRSLSSRSVAPTRTTPYSRPRVVSGSGSNGSAGNASSTSPQPPSAPQTPTSLHSTSTGSVSTSVSSSSGGGIGSAPSTGCFSSSYAQSGFMPVEASPTASVFSYPSSWQSNGNYWNATSVPGPMPMNVCSGRNISSHNSPSPTNGSPSYTTSSPSYTIHHLTPHSHQYNMAQTDIYGTGVGVGGGAGATGSPQAAYGAAAHQVYHPTPTSPTHQLYTNAVLNAPSALSYSAGGWHNGSGAEYGLYQNAAAAYYQPEYIPLEIGYQ